A window of the Bacillus andreraoultii genome harbors these coding sequences:
- the tnpB gene encoding IS66 family insertion sequence element accessory protein TnpB (TnpB, as the term is used for proteins encoded by IS66 family insertion elements, is considered an accessory protein, since TnpC, encoded by a neighboring gene, is a DDE family transposase.): MRHDYSSVKNIYIICGKTDMRKGIDGLATLIQDSFELDPYGDSIFLFSGWSKDRYKCLYFDGDGFAMLYKRLDNGKLQWPRNEKEVRNLSQQELRWLLEGLCIQQPKAIQPSQKGQF; the protein is encoded by the coding sequence ATGAGACATGATTACTCGAGTGTGAAAAATATCTATATTATCTGTGGTAAGACAGATATGAGAAAAGGAATAGATGGATTAGCTACACTAATTCAGGATTCTTTTGAACTGGATCCTTATGGTGATTCAATTTTCTTGTTTTCTGGGTGGAGTAAAGATCGCTATAAATGTTTATATTTTGACGGTGACGGCTTTGCCATGCTTTATAAGCGATTAGATAATGGAAAACTTCAATGGCCCAGAAACGAAAAGGAAGTACGAAATCTATCCCAACAAGAACTACGCTGGTTATTAGAAGGGTTATGCATTCAGCAGCCAAAAGCCATTCAACCATCTCAAAAAGGACAATTTTAA